A window of the Hippoglossus stenolepis isolate QCI-W04-F060 chromosome 8, HSTE1.2, whole genome shotgun sequence genome harbors these coding sequences:
- the LOC118114020 gene encoding uncharacterized protein LOC118114020, with product MQYIFDLFWSIDEVNVTSLHLSHVTCGTHPTTDGRTCYYIIGGKMRYSFLNTSSLPLQPCGQSQDYIGYLSSPFSDYLVLSIMGEGTYGKVVKCVKTATGEMVAVKIMKKREFTLLTEKEVSTMLILKNYDPDKFNFVKFNSVFVDHEYVCVEYELLDQSLFDFVMKRPTHCLSVKEIRPILHQMATALELLCRIDIVHTDLKSDNIMMVDHINEPFRVKLIDFGLACCVADIESNTPYIQPLAYRAPESMLGLPLTPATDIWSLGCIAAELFLGSQLYPGNCEYDMLQLITQTQCQIPERLLKVAQDTRWFFSKRKEGGARKRWILKSPEEMGVRTRIKSQFQSLDSLISVRPVCHLSEEDTMAELEDRQLFANLLKRMLRLDYGNRITPSQIFQDPFMTMNYIEEKYPDSFYVKLSFELMEVCRTKPVQPVQPPWSNLQASTSLGECNTSNSVIPAWHFHREHPFVQQLAFDFSNSLLLDDHMPRCQQSGSQSAHPRKRKDRSPDTDLPALKRMKLDCIEENTQILLLPDTPAGDTSNLDHNPRKRTTSSEDIGLPEEKTGRIYEPEVDTQTVLLPDTPAEATSRSDYNPRKRKTRTQDICLPDAKRRRIYEPEVDTQTVLPPNAPAEDTSSFDHNPRKRKTRTEDICLPDAKRRRIYEPEVDTQTDLLQNVPAVASCSYHKPMERNTQNKRRKQLKKKMRKKPRRIVEETETETLPNYPQGSWTVDTWPECSFQRSKRDRKRHHLDKPKKSEKKRRREKRVTWKGLSGTSPTEQTETPTKRD from the exons ATGCAATACATCTTTGATCTGTTTTGGTCGATAGACGAAGTGAATGTGACAAGTCTTCActtgtcacatgtcacatgtggAACACATCCAACCACTGATGGAAGAACATG CTATTACATTATAGGGGGGAAGATGAGGTACAGCTTCCTGAACACATCTTCATTGCCCCTTCAACCATGTGGTCAGTCCCAGGACTACATCGGTTACCTCTCCTCACCCTTCTCTGACTACCTGGTGCTGTCTATTATGGGAGAAGGCACCTATGGAAAAGTAGTCAAGTGTGTGAAGACAGCCACTGGTGAAATGGTGGCTGTCAAGATAATGAAGAAAAGAGAGTTCACACTTCTGACAGAGAAGGAGGTGTCCACGATGTTAATCCTGAAGAACTATGATCCAGACAAGTTCAACTTTGTGAAGTTCAACAGTGTTTTTGTCGACCACGAGTATGTTTGTGTCGAGTACGAATTGCTGGACCAGAGTCTGTTCGATTTTGTGATGAAGAGACCCACccactgtttgtctgtgaagGAGATTCGCCCAATCTTGCATCAG ATGGCCACAGCTTTGGAGTTACTGTGCAGGATAGACATTGTCCACACAGATCTGAAGTCAGACAACATCATGATGGTGGACCACATCAACGAGCCATTCAGGGTCAAATTGATTGACTTCGGCTTGGCCTGTTGTGTTGCAGATATAGAATCGAACACGCCGTACATCCAGCCACTTGCCTACAG GGCTCCAGAGAGCATGCTGGGACTTCCATTAACACCAGCCACTGACATCTGGTCTCTGGGCTGCATTGCTGCAGAGCTGTTCCTGGGGTCGCAACTTTACCCTGGAAACTGTGAATATGACATG TTACAACTTATCACCCAGACTCAGTGTCAGATACCGGAGCGACTGCTCAAAGTTGCACAGGACACCAGATGGTTTTTCAGTAAAAGGAAGGAAGGTGGAGCGAGAAAACGATGGATCCTGAAG AGCCCGGAGGAAATGGGAGTCAGAACCAGGATCAAGAGCCAATTCCAATCCCTGGACAGCCTCATCAGT GTCAGACCAGTCTGCCATTTATCGGAGGAGGACACCATGGCAGAACTTGAAGACAGACAATTATTTGCAAATCTACTAAAGAGGATGCTGCGTCTGGACTATGGCAACCGCATAACACCCAGCCAGATATTTCAAGATCCCTTCATGACAATGAACTACATTGAAGAGAAATACCCCGACAGCTTCTA tgtgaaATTGAGCTTTGAGCTGATGGAAGTCTGTCGGACGAAGCCAGTTCAGCCAGTGCAGCCACCATGGTCGAACCTACAAGCATCTACCAGCCTGGGCGAGTGCAACACCTCCAACTCGGTCATTCCTGCTTGGCACTTCCACCGAGAGCATCCTTTTGTACAGCAGTTGGCATTTGATTTTTCAAATTCCCTTTTGTTGGATGACCACATGCCACGATGTCAGCAATCGGGCTCACAGAGTGCTCATCCAAGGAAGAGAAAGGACAGAAGTCCAGACACTGATTTACCAGCTTTGAAGAGGATGAAGCTGGACTGCATTGAGGAGAACACACAAATAT TGTTGCTTCCAGACACTCCAGCTGGGGATACTTCGAACCTTGACCATAATCCTAGGAAGAGAACGACCAGCAGTGAAGACATTGGTTTACCAGAAGAGAAGACAGGGAGGATCTACGAGCCTGAGGTGGACACACAAACTG TGTTGCTTCCAGACACTCCAGCTGAGGCTACATCCAGAAGTGATTATAATCCTAGGAAGAGAAAGACCAGGACACAAGACATTTGTTTACCAGAtgcgaagaggaggaggatctACGAGCCTGAGGTGGACACTCAAACTG tGTTGCCCCCAAATGCTCCAGCTGAGGATACTTCAAGCTTTGACCATAATCCTAGGAAGAGAAAGACCAGGACTGAAGACATTTGTTTACCAGAtgcgaagaggaggaggatctACGAGCCTGAGGTGGACACTCAAACCG atttactCCAAAATGTTCCAGCTGTCGCTTCATGCAGCTACCACAAACCTATggaaagaaatacacaaaacaagaggaggaagcagttgaagaagaaaatgaggaAGAAGCCAAGGAGAATAGTtgaggagacagaaacagagactcTCCCCAACTATCCCCAGGGTTCATGGACTGTTGACAC ATGGCCAGAATGCTCATTTCAAAGATCCAAGAGAGACAGGAAACGGCATCATCTCGACAAACCAAAGAAAAGCGAAAAGAAGAGAAGACGGGAAAAAAGAGTTACATGGAAAGGGCTTTCTGGAACGTCCCCAACTGAGCAGACAGAAACACCTACAAAGAGAGACTGA